One genomic segment of Leptolyngbya sp. CCY15150 includes these proteins:
- a CDS encoding anthranilate phosphoribosyltransferase family protein: protein MSHVFRELLQKVGSGTHTHKDLTRAESAAATRMILQQEATPAQIGAFMIAHRIKRPNGDELAGILDAYDDLGPKLQPINSDRPVTILSNPYDGRSRTAPISPLTALILAAADCPVVMHGGDRMPTKYGVPLVELWQGLGVDWQRLSLEQSQQSLETIGIGFVYLPNHFPLAQQIVPYRDQIGKRPPFATAELFWAPYAGSAQIAVGYVHPPTEGMAQQTFALRGTPRFLTVKGLEGSCDLPRDRTGIVGVHHSAEEPIERLLLHPRDYGLDGTDVPLPPFSDLIASYQRVLAGEPSEMMRSVVWNGGFYLWQAGACSDLSAGLDLATTLLSEGTVADTLTRLTTHVQDMTQAPI, encoded by the coding sequence ATGAGCCATGTCTTTCGGGAACTATTGCAAAAGGTGGGAAGTGGAACCCATACCCACAAAGACCTGACTCGGGCAGAGTCGGCCGCTGCTACACGGATGATCTTGCAGCAGGAGGCCACCCCTGCCCAAATCGGCGCATTCATGATCGCCCATCGCATCAAGCGCCCCAACGGGGACGAGCTAGCCGGCATCCTGGATGCCTATGATGACCTTGGCCCAAAACTGCAGCCGATCAACAGCGATCGCCCCGTGACGATTCTCAGCAATCCCTACGACGGGCGATCGCGCACCGCTCCCATCAGTCCCCTAACGGCATTGATTTTGGCCGCAGCCGATTGTCCTGTGGTCATGCATGGGGGCGATCGCATGCCCACCAAGTACGGCGTTCCCCTGGTCGAACTATGGCAAGGGCTAGGCGTCGATTGGCAACGCCTGAGTCTAGAGCAAAGCCAGCAAAGCCTAGAAACCATCGGCATCGGCTTCGTCTATCTACCCAACCATTTCCCCCTGGCCCAGCAGATCGTCCCCTACCGCGACCAAATTGGTAAACGCCCCCCCTTCGCCACCGCCGAACTGTTCTGGGCACCCTACGCCGGCTCCGCCCAGATTGCCGTCGGCTATGTTCATCCCCCCACCGAAGGCATGGCCCAACAGACCTTTGCCCTGCGAGGCACCCCACGATTTTTGACCGTCAAGGGGCTGGAAGGAAGCTGCGATCTCCCCCGCGATCGCACGGGCATTGTTGGCGTCCATCACAGTGCAGAAGAACCCATCGAACGCCTGCTGCTCCACCCCCGCGACTATGGCCTAGACGGCACCGACGTTCCCCTTCCGCCCTTCAGCGACCTGATCGCCAGCTACCAACGTGTTTTGGCAGGAGAACCCAGTGAGATGATGCGATCGGTGGTGTGGAATGGCGGATTTTATCTATGGCAGGCGGGAGCCTGTAGCGATTTGAGCGCAGGTCTGGATCTGGCAACAACATTGTTGAGCGAAGGAACTGTGGCGGATACCCTGACGCGATTGACAACTCACGTTCAAGATATGACCCAAGCACCAATTTAA
- a CDS encoding LysR family transcriptional regulator, which translates to MRLEQLQAFLAVADTASFQQAARRCNITQSTVSRQIQSLEAELGAPLFHRGNTATLTTIGERFLPRAQRICREWQTAVEDIGELLQGKQPELCIAAIHSVCARYLPPVLQTFCRDYPGVQLRVTSLGSDRALKVLKDGLVDLAIVMNNRFLTSSAELVVDLLYTEPVCVLMSAQHPLTRYQQVPWADLAQFPHVVFKDGYGMQRLVQEQFQRQDMTLKVAMELNTLDAFRGIVRQGELVALLPASALADVHQDETLAIRDTDTPTLHREVVLVTTSDRLQIPPIAHFRDLAHQLLGSQLGIQSLLKIR; encoded by the coding sequence ATGCGGTTGGAGCAATTGCAGGCGTTTTTGGCGGTCGCAGATACGGCTAGCTTTCAACAAGCGGCACGGCGCTGCAATATCACTCAGTCTACGGTCAGCCGCCAGATTCAGAGCTTAGAAGCTGAACTGGGCGCACCCCTCTTCCATCGCGGCAACACCGCCACCTTGACCACCATTGGCGAACGCTTCTTACCCCGGGCCCAGCGCATTTGCCGAGAATGGCAAACAGCAGTCGAGGATATTGGCGAACTTTTGCAGGGCAAACAGCCAGAGCTATGCATTGCCGCCATCCATTCCGTCTGCGCCCGCTACCTACCGCCGGTGCTGCAAACCTTTTGCCGCGACTATCCTGGCGTGCAGTTGCGGGTCACCTCCCTGGGCAGCGATCGCGCCCTGAAGGTTCTTAAAGACGGCTTAGTAGATCTAGCGATCGTGATGAATAACCGCTTCCTCACCAGCAGCGCCGAGCTGGTCGTGGATTTGCTCTACACCGAACCCGTATGCGTTCTGATGTCGGCCCAGCATCCCCTCACCCGCTACCAACAGGTACCCTGGGCCGACCTCGCCCAGTTTCCCCATGTGGTCTTTAAAGATGGCTATGGGATGCAGCGCTTGGTGCAAGAACAGTTTCAGCGCCAGGATATGACCCTCAAAGTCGCCATGGAGCTGAATACCCTCGATGCTTTTCGTGGCATCGTCCGTCAGGGCGAACTGGTGGCGCTGCTGCCCGCCTCCGCTTTAGCTGATGTTCATCAGGATGAAACCCTTGCTATTCGCGACACCGATACACCCACCTTGCATCGAGAGGTGGTGCTCGTGACCACCAGCGATCGCCTCCAGATTCCCCCGATCGCCCACTTCCGCGACCTAGCCCATCAACTCCTAGGCAGCCAACTTGGCATACAATCGCTCCTCAAAATCCGCTAA
- a CDS encoding pentapeptide repeat-containing protein: MVNLAQLEQLQQGVASWNQWRDRHPEVSVDLSEADLSGLDLQQINLRSVDLTKANLSHANLSHADLSGAVLRQVDISHADLSHAQVLDTPLTWADSRGTCFTQMRFTRLPKLSLHLETSLMARGAIALDPVES, from the coding sequence ATGGTGAATCTAGCCCAGTTAGAGCAATTGCAGCAAGGCGTGGCGTCTTGGAATCAATGGCGCGATCGCCATCCAGAGGTATCGGTTGATCTGAGTGAAGCGGATCTGAGTGGTTTAGATCTACAGCAGATTAATCTACGGTCTGTGGATTTAACGAAGGCTAACCTTAGCCATGCCAATCTCAGCCATGCCGACCTTTCTGGCGCAGTGCTGCGCCAGGTGGATATATCCCATGCCGATCTTAGCCACGCTCAAGTGCTAGATACACCGCTGACCTGGGCAGATTCACGGGGTACATGTTTTACTCAGATGCGCTTTACCCGACTACCCAAACTGTCGCTGCATCTAGAAACTAGCTTGATGGCTCGGGGAGCGATCGCCCTTGATCCCGTTGAGTCTTAA
- a CDS encoding pentapeptide repeat-containing protein: MNRHSLLIPLTVAATVVGLSTPARAEDLVHLQQLMNTRECSGCDLFNAGLVNSNLSGVDLSGADLRDANLNRANLRGANLQGANLRGAVLSYADLTDTDLRGADLTGADLREAYFTNSNMTGAILTNAFLVGAVNLPESVITADMLYSWGLTETQRGNYSGSIDYYNRVLAMDPDYTNAILARGISRYRLADMEGALTDAATAEQMYVAENNVAGQESALQLSTMVALYEQASEREYDAGQPNFLNFVSSLSTMVLRFLLR; encoded by the coding sequence ATGAACCGTCACTCTTTGCTGATTCCCCTCACTGTTGCGGCCACGGTCGTTGGTCTGAGTACGCCAGCCCGTGCCGAGGATCTTGTACATCTACAGCAGTTGATGAACACCCGCGAATGTTCGGGATGTGACCTCTTCAATGCTGGACTTGTGAATAGCAATCTGAGCGGGGTTGACCTATCTGGAGCCGATCTGCGAGACGCTAACCTCAACCGAGCCAATTTGCGGGGAGCAAATTTACAAGGGGCAAATCTCCGGGGCGCGGTGTTGAGCTATGCGGATCTCACGGATACCGATCTACGCGGTGCAGATCTTACGGGAGCCGATCTGCGAGAAGCCTATTTTACTAACTCCAACATGACCGGCGCTATTCTCACCAACGCCTTCTTGGTCGGCGCAGTTAACTTACCTGAAAGTGTCATCACCGCCGACATGCTCTACAGTTGGGGACTCACTGAAACTCAGCGAGGTAACTATAGCGGATCCATTGACTACTATAACCGCGTCTTAGCCATGGATCCGGACTATACCAATGCCATCTTGGCACGGGGCATCTCCCGCTATCGTCTTGCAGATATGGAAGGAGCCCTGACAGATGCAGCCACGGCTGAACAGATGTATGTGGCGGAGAATAACGTAGCGGGGCAAGAATCAGCCCTCCAACTGAGTACGATGGTGGCACTGTATGAGCAAGCATCCGAGCGAGAATATGATGCAGGACAGCCAAACTTCCTGAACTTCGTTAGCTCGTTGTCCACTATGGTTCTAAGATTCTTACTTCGCTAG
- a CDS encoding metal ABC transporter ATP-binding protein, whose amino-acid sequence MVQPNSSPSVALRAHAQSIEVQHLSVMYQDVQALRNLTVTIAAGQLVGIFGPNGAGKSTLVKAMLGLIPAATGTVTYGDRPLTEQRQRVAYVPQRSQIDWTFPATVWDVVMMGRVRKTGFLRPFSGVSRRLAANALERVGMAEYGDRRIGDLSGGQQQRVFLARSLAQDADIFCFDEPFVGVDQTTEQILFSIFRELASQGKTVMVVNHDLGESITHFDHLILLNRELIAAGDRRSVLQPQHMTRAYGGHVRFFESQAA is encoded by the coding sequence ATGGTTCAGCCCAACTCATCCCCATCCGTTGCCCTAAGGGCCCATGCTCAGAGTATTGAGGTGCAGCATCTGAGCGTGATGTATCAAGATGTGCAGGCCTTGCGCAACCTAACGGTGACGATTGCGGCGGGGCAACTGGTGGGCATTTTTGGCCCCAATGGTGCGGGCAAAAGTACGCTGGTGAAGGCCATGCTAGGGCTGATTCCCGCAGCCACCGGCACTGTTACCTATGGCGATCGCCCCCTAACTGAGCAACGGCAGCGCGTCGCCTATGTGCCCCAGCGATCGCAGATTGACTGGACATTCCCCGCCACGGTGTGGGATGTGGTGATGATGGGACGGGTACGCAAAACCGGATTTCTGCGGCCTTTTTCTGGAGTGAGCCGTCGCCTGGCGGCCAATGCACTGGAACGGGTTGGCATGGCAGAGTATGGCGATCGCCGCATTGGTGATTTGTCTGGCGGGCAGCAGCAGCGGGTGTTCTTAGCTCGTTCCTTAGCTCAGGATGCAGATATTTTTTGCTTTGATGAACCGTTTGTAGGTGTGGATCAAACCACGGAGCAGATCTTATTCAGCATTTTCCGAGAACTCGCCAGCCAAGGTAAGACCGTGATGGTTGTCAACCACGATCTCGGGGAATCGATTACCCACTTCGATCATCTGATTTTACTGAATCGGGAACTGATTGCGGCGGGCGATCGCCGCTCGGTCTTGCAGCCTCAGCATATGACCCGTGCCTACGGCGGCCACGTGCGCTTTTTTGAATCCCAGGCTGCCTAG
- a CDS encoding DUF2283 domain-containing protein, with translation MKIQYFPDTDTLSIRLNNNPSTESTEIAPDVVVDFDAEGAVVGLDIDLASSKVDLKHLDLQGLLRPELLSR, from the coding sequence ATGAAAATTCAGTATTTTCCCGATACAGATACGCTTTCCATTCGCTTGAATAACAATCCCAGCACAGAATCCACTGAAATTGCGCCAGATGTGGTCGTTGACTTTGATGCTGAAGGAGCAGTTGTAGGTCTAGATATCGATCTGGCTTCTTCAAAAGTAGATCTCAAACACCTAGATTTACAAGGATTACTGAGGCCAGAGTTGTTATCACGTTAG
- a CDS encoding GUN4 domain-containing protein: protein MSFIFISYSREDVAYIKRLVQALQQYELPVWLDEHTDDGTIWTHVLQEKVEACQAFLVVMTPRSYASSWVQSEVTYALELKKRIFPLLLEGNRWLSVSALQTVDVTNGELPPDKFFDGLCKLVPPMSSGSLTLSNDDDLSSERGIDYTRLRDLLKSGNWKTADMETYKLMIQAVGKGTNEWFSEKDCDSFPCTDLLTIDKLWTKYSKGRFGLSVQQQIYASCRAKLDEKCTDNEVWSEFCKQVGWRVDGHWITSSDVVYDMSALPGHLPGGNPGSRVWVDGFALGIWCHPRLLHRIEACNLPSEKGLDYSRLRSFLQACNWQAANQETSELMLLAVGKKLGDVFTPEELLSFPFTDLQTIDSLWEQYSQGKFGFSVQKQLYVSCGAKLSAEYPGGQVFSNFGKIVGWRVDNTWIDYDQVDFTGTAPRGHLPMPPSTLMSKIDNVVEVGDWFGFPYLAYRLEFGRSPVHREIKFFSIDDGSYKRHK, encoded by the coding sequence ATGAGCTTTATTTTTATTAGCTATAGTCGTGAAGATGTCGCCTACATTAAAAGGCTAGTACAGGCTCTTCAACAATATGAACTGCCCGTATGGCTCGATGAGCATACTGATGATGGCACAATATGGACGCATGTACTTCAGGAAAAAGTTGAAGCCTGTCAGGCATTTCTGGTGGTAATGACACCTCGCTCTTATGCGTCTAGCTGGGTGCAGTCCGAGGTAACTTATGCTTTAGAGTTGAAAAAGCGAATCTTCCCGTTGTTGCTAGAAGGTAACCGCTGGCTAAGTGTTTCGGCTTTACAGACCGTGGATGTGACTAATGGAGAACTGCCGCCAGATAAGTTTTTTGATGGGCTATGCAAGCTTGTGCCACCCATGTCCTCAGGTTCTCTAACTCTGTCTAACGATGATGACCTTAGCAGTGAAAGAGGTATTGACTATACCCGTCTACGCGATTTGCTTAAATCAGGTAACTGGAAAACCGCTGACATGGAAACGTATAAATTGATGATTCAGGCAGTTGGCAAAGGGACAAACGAGTGGTTTTCCGAAAAGGATTGTGATAGCTTTCCCTGTACTGACCTACTAACTATAGATAAATTATGGACAAAATATAGCAAAGGGCGATTTGGCCTTAGTGTGCAGCAGCAAATCTATGCTAGCTGTCGTGCGAAGCTTGATGAAAAATGTACAGATAATGAAGTTTGGAGTGAGTTTTGTAAGCAAGTTGGCTGGAGAGTAGATGGGCATTGGATCACATCAAGTGATGTTGTATATGATATGTCTGCTCTTCCAGGCCACCTTCCTGGAGGAAATCCAGGAAGCAGAGTATGGGTTGATGGTTTTGCTCTAGGAATTTGGTGTCATCCAAGACTCCTACATCGCATTGAGGCTTGTAATTTACCCTCAGAGAAAGGACTAGACTATTCTCGCCTGCGCAGTTTTCTCCAAGCATGTAATTGGCAAGCTGCAAACCAGGAAACCTCTGAATTAATGCTTCTGGCTGTTGGTAAGAAGCTAGGTGACGTTTTCACGCCAGAAGAACTATTGAGTTTTCCGTTTACTGATCTACAGACTATTGATAGTTTATGGGAACAGTATAGTCAAGGAAAATTCGGCTTTAGTGTCCAAAAACAGCTTTATGTTAGTTGTGGAGCAAAGCTCAGCGCGGAGTATCCAGGTGGTCAAGTTTTCTCTAATTTTGGAAAAATAGTAGGTTGGAGGGTGGATAACACATGGATAGACTATGATCAAGTAGATTTTACAGGCACCGCTCCTCGCGGACATTTGCCAATGCCTCCTAGCACACTTATGAGTAAAATTGATAATGTTGTAGAAGTTGGTGACTGGTTTGGTTTCCCTTACCTTGCTTATAGGTTAGAATTTGGACGTAGCCCTGTTCACCGCGAAATTAAGTTTTTCTCGATTGATGATGGATCTTATAAGAGACACAAGTAA
- a CDS encoding cupin domain-containing protein: MDDTTRCMIPVVKSPRDLQVFQISPEDRNRLAIVFDPETANTSLTYCVEIFEEGGRTPAHRHCMAIEMFFILKGTGRAVCDGKTMILKPGDSILVPADGIHALENAGPGRLYALCIMVPNEDFVELIRNGIPAELDEEDLRVLNRTDMLVAC, encoded by the coding sequence ATGGATGACACTACACGCTGCATGATTCCTGTTGTAAAGTCCCCCCGTGACTTACAGGTCTTTCAAATTAGTCCTGAAGACCGCAACCGCTTGGCCATTGTCTTCGATCCTGAAACAGCTAACACCTCGCTCACCTACTGTGTAGAAATTTTTGAAGAGGGTGGCCGCACGCCGGCCCATCGCCACTGCATGGCCATTGAGATGTTTTTTATTCTCAAAGGGACTGGTCGAGCGGTTTGTGACGGCAAGACCATGATCCTCAAGCCTGGCGATAGCATTCTGGTACCCGCTGACGGCATCCATGCTCTGGAAAATGCTGGGCCAGGTCGCCTTTATGCCCTATGCATCATGGTTCCCAATGAGGATTTTGTGGAGCTGATTCGCAATGGCATTCCTGCAGAGTTGGATGAAGAGGATTTACGAGTCTTGAACCGTACCGATATGCTAGTAGCCTGTTAA
- the pip gene encoding prolyl aminopeptidase — MRDLYPPIQPYRTYTLPVSDLHTIYIEECGNPEGKPVVFLHGGPGGGIHPSYRQYFDPQRWRVVLFEQRGCGRSTPHAELRDNTTWDLVNDIEALRHHLGIEQWTVFGGSWGSTLALTYSQAHPDRCAGLILRGIFMLRQKEIRWFYQEGASFLFPDAWQAYLAPIPESDRHDLLTAYYQRLTSDDEAVRLEAARAWSIWEASTSKLIQDKNLMAQFGDPHFAAAFARIECHYFVNGGFFESDDNLLQHIDRIRSIPAVIVQGRYDVVCPMMSAWELHQAWPEAEFIVIPDAGHSMTEPGIRTALLDASDRFADL; from the coding sequence ATGCGTGACCTTTATCCCCCTATCCAGCCCTATCGCACCTATACCTTACCCGTTTCAGATCTGCATACCATCTACATTGAAGAATGTGGCAATCCTGAGGGAAAACCCGTCGTCTTCCTCCACGGTGGGCCAGGCGGCGGCATTCATCCCAGCTATCGCCAATACTTCGATCCCCAGCGTTGGCGTGTCGTCTTGTTTGAACAGCGAGGATGTGGACGCAGCACGCCCCATGCTGAACTGCGAGACAATACCACCTGGGATTTGGTCAACGATATCGAAGCGTTGCGGCACCATCTTGGGATTGAACAATGGACGGTCTTCGGCGGCAGTTGGGGCAGCACCCTGGCTCTGACCTATAGCCAAGCTCACCCCGATCGCTGCGCTGGTTTGATTTTGCGGGGTATTTTCATGCTGCGCCAAAAGGAAATTCGCTGGTTTTACCAAGAAGGGGCTAGCTTTCTGTTTCCAGATGCTTGGCAAGCCTATCTCGCACCGATTCCTGAGAGCGATCGCCATGATTTATTAACCGCCTACTACCAACGGCTGACCAGTGACGATGAAGCAGTGCGCCTAGAAGCAGCTCGGGCCTGGTCTATCTGGGAAGCTAGCACCAGTAAGCTGATTCAAGATAAGAATCTCATGGCTCAGTTTGGCGATCCTCACTTTGCCGCTGCCTTTGCCCGCATTGAATGTCACTACTTTGTCAACGGTGGCTTTTTCGAATCCGATGATAATCTTCTGCAGCACATTGATCGAATCCGATCGATTCCGGCGGTGATTGTTCAGGGGCGGTATGACGTCGTCTGTCCGATGATGTCTGCCTGGGAGCTCCACCAAGCCTGGCCCGAAGCTGAGTTCATCGTCATTCCCGATGCTGGCCACTCTATGACTGAACCGGGTATTCGCACTGCTCTCCTTGATGCCAGCGATCGCTTTGCTGATCTCTAG
- a CDS encoding metal ABC transporter permease: MLELLWEPLQYGFMQRSLVVAVLVGIICAVVGSYLMVRRLAMLGDAISHSLLPGLAIAFALGMNLYIGAFIAGVLSTVIIAWIQTRSPIKEDAAMGIVLSSFFALGITLITVIQRDNKIDLNHFLFGNILGVSSGEVRDTAIIAVVVLVTVVLLYKELLFYSFDPLGAQAAGLPVNLLNFGQMILIALTVVASMKSVGVVLVLAMLITPGAIAYLLVPRLHQVMLLGALLGMVASVAGLYLSYYYNIPSGPAIVLVISGLFFLTLLFSPRYGVLKRSLSMPLPLWRDLQAWLRR; this comes from the coding sequence ATGCTGGAGTTGCTTTGGGAACCGTTGCAGTATGGCTTCATGCAGCGATCGCTAGTTGTGGCGGTGTTGGTCGGCATTATCTGTGCAGTGGTGGGTAGTTATCTCATGGTGCGGCGGCTGGCCATGCTGGGTGATGCCATTAGCCATTCTTTGCTGCCAGGGTTGGCGATCGCCTTCGCCCTAGGTATGAATCTGTATATTGGTGCATTCATCGCCGGTGTCCTGAGCACCGTGATCATTGCCTGGATTCAGACGCGATCGCCCATCAAGGAAGATGCGGCTATGGGGATTGTCCTCTCGTCCTTTTTTGCCCTGGGTATCACCCTGATTACCGTCATCCAGCGAGATAACAAAATTGATCTAAATCATTTCCTGTTTGGCAATATTCTCGGCGTTAGTTCTGGAGAAGTGCGGGACACGGCTATTATTGCTGTTGTGGTTCTCGTGACGGTTGTTTTACTTTACAAAGAATTATTATTTTACAGCTTCGATCCTCTAGGGGCCCAAGCCGCTGGCTTACCTGTCAATCTCCTCAACTTCGGGCAGATGATCCTGATTGCCCTAACCGTAGTTGCCAGTATGAAATCTGTAGGGGTGGTGCTGGTATTGGCGATGCTAATTACACCGGGGGCGATCGCTTATCTCTTAGTCCCGCGCTTGCATCAAGTCATGCTGCTCGGTGCTTTGTTGGGGATGGTGGCGAGTGTGGCAGGCCTATATCTTAGCTATTACTACAATATTCCCTCTGGGCCAGCGATCGTGCTGGTGATTTCTGGGTTATTTTTCCTGACGCTGCTGTTCAGCCCTCGCTATGGCGTCCTGAAGCGATCGCTCTCGATGCCGTTACCCCTATGGCGGGATCTGCAAGCATGGCTACGGCGTTAG
- a CDS encoding CocE/NonD family hydrolase — MWPVQPKQTLSMHTRDGVRLDADVYYPALEGDYPVLLMRQPYGRAIASTVVYAHPAWYAAHGYIVVIQDVRGRGSSEGEFRLFAQEIDDGFDTVAWAASLPGSTGQVGMYGFSYQGMTQLYAAMAQPPALVTLCPSMIGYDLYADWAYEGGAFCLQGNLGWAIQLAAETARRTGQAEAYRSLYQAGHALPLTDPVNGQSDLLRQWGPDSHYHDWLHHGTPDDYWRSLSPQGFPSVMDLPMLHIGGWHDSYLRGSLRFYHLMAAGSIHTQHLWVGPWGHLPWGQQVGSVNYGPEAASPIDRVQLRWFDQFLKGESTGLLDEPPVQWFEMGSNQWRSLSQVPSTAVPYTLVSHGLATIDPQDGQLVQGMVVQDAVGETATPDQLVHDPWRPVPTVGGHAAFPAGSGDRTAVDCRTDVATYTTAPLSHDLHLAGALRAVIYCTADAPSFDLCAVVSQVDAAGRVMSMSQGYQRTDDIPPGQRHAVEVTLQPTCICIPAGHALRLSLSAACFPAYAVNPGTGDRPHDAQLMQAQIITLAIHSAATHVSQLWLPVVASP; from the coding sequence ATGTGGCCGGTTCAACCGAAACAAACCCTGTCGATGCACACCCGCGACGGGGTGCGTCTGGATGCGGATGTCTACTATCCTGCTCTGGAGGGTGACTATCCCGTTTTACTAATGCGGCAGCCCTATGGACGGGCGATCGCTTCCACGGTGGTCTACGCTCATCCAGCTTGGTACGCCGCCCATGGCTACATTGTGGTCATCCAAGATGTGCGGGGGCGAGGCAGTTCGGAGGGAGAGTTTCGTCTCTTTGCCCAGGAAATCGACGATGGGTTCGATACGGTTGCCTGGGCTGCGAGCTTACCCGGCAGTACAGGACAGGTGGGCATGTATGGCTTTTCCTATCAAGGCATGACCCAGCTCTATGCGGCCATGGCTCAACCGCCAGCCTTGGTTACCCTCTGCCCCAGTATGATTGGCTATGATCTTTACGCCGACTGGGCCTATGAGGGCGGTGCTTTTTGCCTTCAGGGTAATCTGGGTTGGGCGATCCAACTGGCGGCAGAAACAGCGCGGCGAACTGGACAGGCAGAGGCCTATCGATCGCTCTATCAAGCTGGCCACGCGCTGCCCTTGACCGATCCGGTGAACGGGCAGTCGGATCTCTTGCGCCAATGGGGCCCCGACTCCCACTACCACGATTGGCTGCACCATGGGACGCCGGATGACTATTGGCGATCGCTGTCTCCCCAGGGCTTTCCCAGCGTGATGGACTTGCCCATGCTGCATATTGGCGGCTGGCATGATAGCTATTTGCGGGGCAGCCTGCGGTTCTACCATCTGATGGCGGCGGGTAGTATTCACACTCAGCATCTCTGGGTGGGCCCCTGGGGTCATTTGCCCTGGGGACAGCAGGTTGGATCGGTGAACTACGGCCCTGAGGCTGCTAGCCCTATTGACCGGGTGCAGCTTCGCTGGTTTGACCAATTTCTCAAGGGAGAATCTACTGGTTTACTAGATGAGCCACCGGTGCAGTGGTTTGAAATGGGCAGCAATCAATGGCGATCGCTTTCCCAGGTTCCTAGCACGGCCGTTCCCTATACCTTAGTCAGCCATGGTCTAGCCACGATTGATCCTCAGGATGGGCAGCTTGTGCAGGGTATGGTGGTTCAGGATGCCGTGGGTGAAACTGCGACCCCAGACCAGCTCGTTCATGATCCATGGCGGCCAGTGCCGACGGTGGGCGGCCACGCGGCGTTTCCGGCTGGGTCGGGCGATCGCACGGCCGTGGACTGCCGCACGGATGTGGCCACCTACACCACTGCGCCGCTCTCCCATGACCTCCATCTGGCTGGAGCCCTGCGGGCTGTGATCTATTGCACCGCCGATGCTCCCAGCTTTGACCTCTGCGCCGTGGTGTCCCAGGTTGATGCCGCTGGACGGGTGATGTCTATGAGCCAAGGCTATCAGCGCACGGACGATATCCCGCCGGGGCAGCGCCATGCTGTTGAGGTGACGCTCCAGCCCACCTGCATCTGCATCCCCGCTGGTCATGCCCTACGGCTCAGCCTCAGTGCGGCCTGCTTTCCAGCCTATGCGGTTAACCCTGGCACGGGCGATCGCCCCCACGATGCCCAACTCATGCAGGCTCAGATCATCACCCTAGCCATCCACAGCGCCGCCACCCACGTCTCCCAACTGTGGCTGCCTGTGGTCGCATCGCCCTAG
- a CDS encoding rhomboid family intramembrane serine protease has product MVPLKDDNPVRITPYLTYAIVAINILVFLYEITLSPQALDTFFRTWAVVPAELTRSFHYPSGFAGAKAAEWFTLITSQFMHAGLAHVGGNMLYLWIFGNNLEEQLGRVRFLVFYLACGVLASLAQWYFAPLSDIPSLGASGAIAGVMGAYIIRYPKVRILTLIPLGIFITTVRIPAFIFLGIWFIQQAFYGVASLEVTTNVGMESGGIAYWAHAGGFVFGAVLGPLLGLFDRRPRL; this is encoded by the coding sequence GTGGTACCCCTAAAAGACGACAACCCCGTTCGCATTACTCCCTATCTTACCTATGCAATTGTTGCTATCAATATCCTCGTATTTTTGTACGAGATTACTCTCTCCCCCCAAGCCCTCGACACCTTCTTTAGAACCTGGGCCGTTGTGCCTGCTGAGTTAACCCGCAGCTTTCACTATCCCAGCGGTTTTGCTGGAGCAAAAGCTGCTGAATGGTTTACGTTAATTACATCCCAATTTATGCACGCCGGCCTGGCCCACGTAGGCGGCAACATGCTGTATCTGTGGATTTTTGGCAACAATTTAGAAGAACAGCTTGGACGCGTGCGGTTCTTGGTCTTTTACCTAGCCTGTGGCGTCTTGGCCTCGCTAGCCCAGTGGTACTTTGCGCCCCTGTCGGACATTCCATCCCTAGGGGCAAGTGGAGCGATCGCTGGGGTCATGGGTGCCTACATTATTCGGTACCCTAAGGTGAGAATTCTTACGTTGATTCCCCTAGGAATTTTTATCACTACCGTGCGAATTCCTGCTTTTATCTTTTTGGGAATTTGGTTTATCCAGCAAGCCTTTTATGGTGTGGCCAGCCTAGAGGTGACCACGAATGTCGGCATGGAAAGCGGCGGCATTGCCTACTGGGCCCATGCAGGCGGCTTTGTTTTTGGTGCCGTGCTTGGCCCATTGCTAGGACTGTTTGACCGACGTCCGCGCCTTTGA